One genomic window of Erinaceus europaeus chromosome 19, mEriEur2.1, whole genome shotgun sequence includes the following:
- the NUAK2 gene encoding NUAK family SNF1-like kinase 2 has product MRSFAASKPAIFEFPAPSLAAMQSSLQLPMESLVFSGRPGPAPSAAVAASVLATDFPRPLADGLIKSPKPLMKKQAVKRHHHKHNLRHRYEFLETLGKGTYGKVKKARENSGRLVAIKSIRKDRIKDEQDLLHIRREIEIMSSLNHPHIIAIHEVFENSSKIVIVMEYASRGDLYDYISERQHLSERDARHFFRQIISAVHYCHQNGVVHRDLKLENILIDANGNIKIADFGLSNLYHQDKLLQTFCGSPLYASPEIVNGKPYTGPEVDSWSLGVLLYILVHGTMPFDGQDHKTLVKQISSGAYREPPKPSDACGLIRWLLMVNPTRRATLEDVASHWWVNWGYATHVGEQEAPHEAGHPGGESGRASMADWLRRSSRPLLENGARVCSFFKQHVPGGGTATPGLERQHSLKKSRKENDMAQTLQGDANEDPPRLSKAKLPKGILKKTPLSSEGSGKDSELSPVPSELAPQVAPLLPKKGILKKARQRESGYYSSPEPSESGELLDSGDVFVGGDPEEPKPPQPSGLLRHRKGILKHNGKFSCTTLDLPGPATFGSLDQLATPHPAAPASRPSGAVSEDSILSSESFDQLDLPERLEPLLRGCVSVDNLRGLEEPPSETPGIRGLRRWRQDSLGDSCFSLMDCQEVTDVYRQGLRTYSKLT; this is encoded by the exons ATGCGGAGCTTTGCTGCAAGCAAACCTGCGATTTTTGAGTTCCCAGCTCCATCCCTCGCCGCGATGCAGAgctccctccagctccccatggaGTCGCTAGTTTTCTCTGGGCGCCCGGGCCCCGCTCCCTCGGCCGCTGTCGCCGCCTCAGTGCTGGCCACCGACTTCCCCCGGCCTCTGGCCGACGGGCTCATCAAATCGCCCAAGCCCCTGATGAAgaagcaggcggtgaagcggCACCACCACAAACACAACCTGCGTCACCGCTACGAGTTCCTGGAGACCCTGGGCAAGGGCACCTACGGCAAAGTGAAGAAGGCGCGGGAGAACTCTGGGCGCCTG GTGGCCATCAAGTCAATCCGGAAAGACAGAATCAAAGATGAGCAGGACCTGCTACACATTCGGAGAGAGATTGAAATCATGTCTTCACTCAACCACCCCCACATCATCGCCATCCACGAAG TGTTTGAGAACAGCAGCAAGATTGTGATTGTCATGGAGTATGCCAGCCGGGGCGACCTGTACGATTACATCAGTGAGCGACAGCATCTGAGTGAGCGTGACGCTCGCCATTTCTTCCGGCAGATCATCTCGGCCGTGCACTATTGCCACCAG AATGGAGTTGTCCATCGAGATCTCAAGCTGGAAAACATCCTTATAGATGCCAATGGAAATATCAAG ATCGCAGACTTTGGCCTCTCCAACCTCTACCACCAAGACAAGCTTCTGCAGACTTTCTGTGGGAGCCCCCTCTATGCCTCCCCCGAAATTGTTAATGGGAAGCCCTACACAGGCCCTGAG GTGGACAGCTGGTCTCTGGGCGTCCTCCTGTACATCCTGGTGCATGGCACCATGCCCTTTGATGGACAGGACCACAAGACGCTGGTGAAACAGATCAGTAGTGGGGCCTACCGGGAGCCACCAAAGCCCTCCG ATGCCTGTGGCCTGATCCGGTGGCTGCTCATGGTGAACCCCACCCGCCGGGCCACCCTGGAAGATGTGGCCAGTCACTGGTGGGTCAACTGGGGCTATGCCACCCATGTAGGAGAGCAGGAGGCACCACACGAGGCAGGGCACCCTGGTGGGGAGTCAGGCCGAGCCTCCATGGCCGACTGGCTGCGGCGTTCCTCTCGGCCACTCCTGGAGAATGGGGCCCGTGTGTGCAGCTTCTTCAAGCAGCATGTGCCTGGGGGGGGGACTGCTACCCCTGGCCTGGAGCGCCAGCACTCACTCAAGAAGTCCCGCAAAGAGAACGACATGGCTCAGACCCTGCAGGGGGATGCCAACGAGGACCCCCCTCGCCTCAGCAAGGCCAAGCTGCCCAAGGGCATCCTCAAAAAGACCCCCCTCTCCTCAGAGGGATCTGGGAAAGACTCAGAGCTGAGCCCGGTGCCCTCAGAGCTGGCTCCCCAGGTagctcccctgctccccaagAAGGGTATTCTCAAGAAGGCCCGGCAGCGTGAGTCAGGCTACtactcctctccagagcccagcgAGTCTGGGGAGCTTCTGGACTCAGGTGACGTGTTTGTGGGTGGGGACCCAGAGGAGCCCAAGCCCCCCCAGCCCTCAGGGCTGCTCAGGCATCGCAAGGGCATCCTCAAACACAATGGCAAGTTCTCCTGCACCACCCTGGACCTCCCTGGTCCTGCCACCTTTGGCTCCCTGGACCAACTGGCCACCCCTCACCCTGCTGCCCCAGCCAGCCGCCCCTCAGGGGCTGTGAGCGAGGACAGCATCCTGTCCTCTGAGTCCTTCGACCAGCTAGACCTGCCCGAGCGGCTTGAGCCCCTGCTGCGGGGCTGTGTGTCTGTGGACAACCTTAGGGGCCTAGAGGAGCCCCCCTCGGAGACCCCAGGGATCAGGGGCCTGAGGCGCTGGCGGCAGGACTCCCTGGGAGACAGCTGCTTCTCCCTCATGGACTGCCAAGAGGTGACTGATGTCTACCGACAGGGACTAAGAACCTATTCAAAACTCACCTGA